A stretch of the Papaver somniferum cultivar HN1 chromosome 6, ASM357369v1, whole genome shotgun sequence genome encodes the following:
- the LOC113289649 gene encoding calcium-dependent protein kinase 26-like yields MGNACRGSFGGKYLDGYTEPIEYSRRNNNYNAFNNHHHHSDSDNSPTSFNSHHNHSPRKPPKTSLFSPRGTSMRRGLENQAYYVLGHKTANIRDLYAFGRKLGQGQFGTTYLCTEISTGNEYACKSISKRKLISKEDLDDVRREIQIMHHLSGHKNIVTIKGAYEDSLYVHIVMELCSGGELFDRIIQRGHYSERKAAELTRIIVGVVEACHSLGVMHRDLKPENFLLVNKDDDFSLKAIDFGLSVFFKPGQIFSDVVGSPYYVAPEVLCKHYGPEADVWTAGVILYILLSGVPPFWAETQQGIFDAVLKGVIDFDSEPWPLISDSAKDLIQKMLCSQPQDRYTAHEVLCHPWICENGVAPDRALDPAVLSRLKQFSAMNKLKKMALRVIAESLSEEEIAGLKEMFKAMDTDNSGAITFDELKAGLRRYGSTLKESEIRDLMDAADVDNSGTIDYGEFIAATVHLNKLEREEHLVAAFAYFDKDGSGYITIDELQQACVDHNMTDVVLDDIIKEVDQDNDGRIDYSEFVAMMTKGSTGFGRRTMRNSLNLSNRDSPRAHKDSPRAHKDSPRTHRDSPRAHRDSPCAP; encoded by the exons ATGGGCAACGCATGCCGCGGATCTTTTGGAGGAAAATATTTAGACGGGTATACAGAGCCCATAGAATACTCAAGGCGTAACAACAACTATAACGCCTTCAATAATCACCATCACCATTCAGATTCTGATAATTCACCAACCAGTTTCAACTCCCACCATAATCATAGCCCAAGAAAACCTCCAAAAACTTCTTTATTTAGTCCAAGAGGTACCAGTATGAGGAGAGGGTTGGAAAACCAAGCTTACTATGTATTGGGTCACAAGACTGCCAACATTCGTGATCTCTATGCATTTGGTCGTAAATTAGGACAAGGACAATTTGGTACTACTTATCTGTGCACTGAAATATCCACTGGTAATGAATACGCATGTAAATCTATCTCAAaaaggaaattgatttctaaagaAGATTTAGATGATGTGCGGAGGGAAATTCAGATAATGCACCATCTTTCTGGTCATAAGAATATTGTGACCATCAAGGGTGCTTATGAGGATTCGTTGTATGTGCATATTGTCATGGAGTTGTGCTCTGGAGGTGAATTGTTCGATAGAATTATTCAGAGGGGACATTATAGTGAAAGGAAGGCTGCTGAATTGACTAGGATTATTGTGGGTGTTGTTGAGGCTTGTCATTCGCTTGGAGTCATGCACAGGGATTTGAAACCAGAGAATTTCTTGCTTGTGAATAAGGATGATGATTTTTCTCTGAAAGCTATTGATTTTGGGCTCTCTGTTTTCTTCAAGCCAG GTCAGATTTTCAGTGATGTGGTTGGAAGCCCATATTATGTTGCTCCCGAGGTACTTTGCAAGCATTATGGGCCAGAAGCAGATGTCTGGACGGCAGGAGTGATACTCTATATATTGCTGAGTGGTGTGCCACCTTTTTGGGCag AAACACAACAAGGGATATTTGACGCGGTGTTGAAGGGAGTGATTGACTTTGATTCTGAACCATGGCCTTTAATTTCTGACAGTGCCAAGGATCTTATTCAGAAGATGCTTTGTTCTCAACCTCAAGATCGCTACACTGCTCATGAAGTACTGT GTCATCCCTGGATTTGTGAAAATGGGGTCGCTCCTGACCGTGCATTAGATCCAGCAGTTCTTTCTAGGCTGAAACAGTTTTCCGCAATgaacaagttgaagaagatggCTTTGCGG GTAATAGCTGAAAGTTTGTCAGAGGAGGAGATTGCTGGTTTGAAGGAGATGTTTAAAGCAATGGATACTGACAACAGTGGTGCAATCACATTCGATGAATTGAAAGCTGGCCTGAGAAGATATGGCTCTACATTGAAAGAATCGGAGATTCGCGATCTTATGGATGCA GCTGATGTAGACAATAGTGGGACAATCGACTACGGTGAGTTTATTGCTGCTACGGTTCATCTTAACAAGCTGGAACGTGAGGAACACCTAGTTGCTGCATTCGCATACTTTGACAAAGATGGGAGTGGTTACATTACTATTGATGAACTCCAACAAGCTTGTGTGGATCACAACATGACAGATGTTGTTCTTGATGATATTATCAAAGAAGTTGATCAAGATAAT GATGGGCGTATAGACTATTCGGAATTTGTGGCTATGATGACCAAGGGCAGTACAGGATTCGGAAGACGAACCATGCGAAACAGCCTGAATTTGAGTAATAGGGATTCACCACGAGCGCACAAGGATTCGCCACGAGCGCACAAGGATTCACCACGAACCCATAGAGATTCTCCACGAGCACATAGGGATTCACCATGCGCCCCTTAG